A genome region from Microplitis demolitor isolate Queensland-Clemson2020A chromosome 1, iyMicDemo2.1a, whole genome shotgun sequence includes the following:
- the LOC103570084 gene encoding uncharacterized MFS-type transporter C09D4.1, with the protein MSRASADYVKAVEGGIQPTEVVETKIYRIRWFILAIFVVYSASNAMQWIQYSIITNIVMKYYKIENSLPVDMTSMIYMITYIPFIFPASYILDRYGLRYAALAGGFGTALGSWVKVFSTGQDQFWIAFIGQTIVASSQCFILSVPARLAAVWFGPDQVSSACSIGVFGNQLGIAIGFLFPPMLVKNSDDPTVIGDGLRVMNYMNSAITTVIFFLILFFFKAKPPLPPSPVQAVQNELEKSDDFLRSLKRLGLNFGYIMLLMSYGINVGIFYAISTLLSRIIDTHFPGAEEDAGRMGLAIVCSGMLGSVLCGVILDKTRKFKETTLVVYIFSLLGLILFTFILNSGSIIVFYVTLSLLGFFMTGYLPVGFEFAAELTYPEPEGTSAGLLNALVQVFGIIFIMIYGYLIDITNDFWATFALCCVLGVGTVITAIIPNNLRRQNAK; encoded by the exons atgagtagAGCATCCGCGGATTATGTAAAAGCTGTTGAAGGCGGAATTCAACCAACAGag GTTGttgaaactaaaatatatagaataagATGGTTTATACTGGCGATTTTTGTAGTATACAGTGCATCCAATGCGATGCAATGGATCCAGTACAGTATTATCACCAATATTGTTATGAAATATTACAAGATTGAAAACTCTCTTCCGGTTGATATGACCAGTATGATCTACATGATAACATATATACCATTTATATTTCCCGCGAGTTATATTTTGGATCGATAT gGCCTAAGATATGCAGCATTGGCTGGTGGATTTGGTACAGCTTTAGGTTCATGGGTGAAAGTATTCAGTACTGGTCAGGACCAATTCTGGATAGCATTTATAGGTCAAACAATCGTTGCCTCAAgtcaatgttttattttatcagtacCTGCTAGACTCGCCGCTGTTTGGTTTGGTCCAGACCAAGTCAGCAGCGCTTGTAGTATCGGTGTCTTTGGTAATcaa TTGGGTATCGCAATAGGTTTCTTGTTCCCACCTATGCTGGTAAAAAACAGCGATGATCCAACAGTCATAGGAGATGGTCTCAGAGTAATGAATTACATGAATAGTGCAATAacgactgttatttttttcctgaTATTATTCT TCTTCAAAGCGAAACCTCCACTACCACCGAGTCCAGTCCAGGCTGTACAGAATGAGTTGGAAAAATCAGATGATTTTTTGCGCTCGCTAAAAAGACTCGGGTTGAATTTCGGGTATATAATGCTGCTAATGAGTTATGGAATAAATGTCGGTATTTTCTATGCTATAAGTACTCTACTATCTCGAATTATCGATACTCATTTTCCA ggAGCTGAAGAAGATGCTGGTCGTATGGGACTCGCAATTGTTTGTTCTGGTATGTTGGGCTCTGTTCTATGTGGAGTGATACTCGACAAAACTCGGaaattcaa agaAACGACACTAgtggtttatatattttcgttattaggattgatattatttacatttatactAAACAGTGGATcaataatagtattttatgTAACACTATCTTTATTAGG attTTTTATGACTGGATATTTGCCCGTGGGTTTTGAATTCGCTGCAGAATTGACTTACCCAGAACCGGAAGGTACATCTGCTGGTTTATTGAATGCGCTGGTACAAGTATTtggaataatatttataatgatctACGGTTATCTAATTGACATTACGAATGACTTTTGGGCCACCTTCGCCCTTTGCTGTGTCTTGGGTGTCGGCACAGTAATAACGGCTATTATTCCCAACAATTTAAGAAGACAAAACGCTAAATAA